The Pseudodesulfovibrio senegalensis genome contains the following window.
GACGTGACCACTCCCAACCCGCTGGAAATGTGGGTTTGGCCTGTTGGCTGCACCGGCACCGTGATCAAGGCAATGTATGATTTCTACGGCGTTGAAGTTCCCAAGAACATCGCCGGCATCCTGCTCTGTGCCATTCTGAGCGACACCGTCATGTTCAAATCCGTGACCTGCACCGACGCTGACAAGAAAGCTGTCGACGAACTGGCCAAGATCGCCGGCGTTGCCGACGTGATGGCTCTGGGCATGGAAATGTTCAAGGTCAAGTCCGCTGTTGACGGCGCTTCCGCCAACGAACTGGTCTTCCGCGACTACAAGGACTTCGACATGTCCGGCAACAAGGTCGGCATCGGCCAGCTGGAAGTCGTGGACCTGTCCATGCTGGACTCCCACAAGGAAGGTCTGCAGGCTGAAATCGAAAAGGTCAAGGCCGATGGCCGCCACTCCGTTTTCCTGCTGCTGACCGACATCATGAAGGAAGGTTCCGAAATGCTGATCGCCTCTGACGACGTTTCCGTTGTCGAAAAGGCTTTTGGCAAGGCTCCCGAAGGCAAGTCCATCTGGCTGGAAGGCGTCATGAGCCGCAAAAAGCAGGTTGCTCCCAACTTCATCAAGGCTTTTGAAGGCTAATATCTGGTCGGTAATGACTGTTCAGCCCGCCGGCAGCAATGTCGGCGGGCTTTTTGTTTATTCAGGGGTATGCCCATACGTTATTGTGATTTTTGTCACATGATGATGGGCCATTCAGACAGATCAAACTCGAGTTGCCTTCTCGCAACGCATTTTGTACTCGCTCTATATGACGTCACAACCGCGCCAACACATACAGCTTCTGATTGCCATTTTTATCGTACTTGCCGCAGGCACGATGGGGTACATGTTCCTGGAAACAGGGTGGAGCCTACTTGATGCCCTGTACATGACCGTCATAACCATCACCACCATCGGCTTTGGTGAAATACACGAACTCTCCACAGCAGGGCGCATCTTTACCATAGGACTCATTTTTACAGGTCTCGGCCTTGCTGCCGTCTTTGCAACACAGGTGGCCAAGGTAATCGTGCAAGCCGGGGCTCGAAACCTTTATGAGAAACGCAAGATGAAAGACAGAATCAACAAAGTGTCATCCCACACGCTTGTTTGCGGATATGGCAAGATCGGCAGGGCCATCTGCCTCAAACTTTTCGAATTGGGGCTTGATTTCGTGGTAGTGGATTCAAAGGAAGAGCAATTGGGGGAAGCCAGGCAACGAGGGTATTTGGCACTGTGTGGCGATGCTGCTGTCGATGGCGTATTGCTTTCCGCAGGTATTCGCAAAGCCGAATACATAGTACTGTGCATTAACGACGATGCGGCCAACATCAATATTTCCCTGGCTGCACGAGAACTGAATCCAGACATATACATCGTTGCCCGGGGTTCGGACCCGGCCATTGAGTACCGTATGCTGCGGGCCGGAGCCAATACGGTGGTTTATCCGCTGGCACTGGGAGGAGAGCAGATTGCCCACATCCTTGCTCGGCAGGCCGGTGTCACCGAATCCCCGGCGGTGGAAAATGGCCACAACGCTGTCATGGGGCATGGCCTGAAGATATTTCGCAACCTGGGCGACGCTCCGGTTTCCGTCAAGGATGCGCTGCAACAGACAGCAGGCATTGCCGCCATTGCCCTGAAACGAATCGACGGCGCGGAAACCGAAAACCCGTCAAATGAACTCCTTCTGGCGCATGGGGATTCCTTGCTCGTACTGGTCCGCTCGGACGAATGTTCAGACTGCCATCTTGCAAACGCCATACGCTGGTCCGACAAACTCTTGCTCGGCATACCAAGCATTGACTCGGAACATCGTGTTTTGGTCAAATATGCGGAGGACTTCCAAAAAGCCATCAATGAAAATGCCGGACATGAAGCGATCGCACGCCTTTTTGACCGTCTTCTCGAATACACCACCAGCCACTTTGCCCGCGAGGAAGCGCTCATGCAGAAACGGGAATATCCTCATATGGAAGAACACGTAAACGAACATCGACGCATCACGCGTGAGGTCATGGAATTGAACAGGGACAAACGGTACGTGTTTCCGGCCAGTGTGGACAGTTTTCTTGAAGACTGGATAATCAACCACATTAACCAGACAGATCGGCAATATGTGGAATATTTAAAAAAATGAGCGAAACTTAACAAAAAACACCCCGATCGTGTAAGCGACCGGGGTGTTTTTTTCATTGATAAAGACTAGATAAGATTTGCTTCACGCAAGACCTGATCAAGCTTCGCATCAGTTTCCGATGTTACCGGAACCATGGGAAGCCTGAACTCAAGATTTTTGAAAACACCCATTTTATACAGGCTGGTTTTAACCGGCATTGGGTTGGTTTCAAAGAACATGGCCCTGTTCACGGGGGCCATTTTCAGACTCAGGTCCAGAGCTTTCTTTCCGTCGCCCGCTACATACGCTTTGCACATTCCGGCCATATCGGCAGGCATGATGTTCGAAATTACGGAGATAACACCGGAACCGCCAACGGAAAGCAACGGCAGTACCGTAAAATCATCACCGGACAGCATGTCGAAATCTCGACCACATTCCTCGATGACTTCGGCACACTGTCTGAGGTTGCCTGTGGCTTCCTTGATGCCCACCACGTCAGGAACCGCATCCTTGATGCGTTTGAGCGTCTTGGGCAGAAGATTCAGTGAAGTTCGACCCGGCACGTTGTAAATCACAAAAGGCATGGAAACTTCGTCGCCAATGGCCTTGAAATGCGCGATGAGTCCTTCCGGAGTCGGTTTATTGTAGTAGGGGGTAATCAGGAGTGCTGCATCAGCCCCGGCATCCTTGGCCATTTTGGTCAGTTCAATGGCTTCCTTGGTGCTGTTGGAACCGGCACCAGCAATGACCGGAACACGTCCTTTGGCCTGTTCCACACACATGCGGATGACCTGTCCCTGTTCGGCATGACTCAAGGTCGCCGCTTCGCCGGTGGTTCCACAAGGAACAAGTCCGTCTATTCCCTGTTCAATTTGCCACTCGATAAAATCCCTGTAATTCTGTTCATCGACAGCACCATCGCGAAATGGCGTCGACAATGCGGTAAACGCGCCGCTAAACATTCTGCACTCCTTCTTAGTTGTTGCTCACGTCGACTTTGCTGAAAATTTGATTAATTATCAAGCTCTCGCTGAAACCGTCATCAAGAACAACGAGCTCGGAAGTAATGTTTTTCTTTCGAATCCACTTGAATTCATCATTTTTTGCGGGCCAGCTCAAAACCGAAATACATGTGACGGCTTTTCCCTTCTCGTAAGGGCGGACATAGTAGACACGACCATCGGCCAAAACCTGACCGACAATGCCACCTCCCCGGCCGCTGCCGAGAAAAATATCCGGGCAGGGATCATTACCGATTCCGGCCAGATAATCCCGCTCAGGTTTGATCCCCCAATCACTGACGGCAATGACAATATTTGCCTGAGTGCGCGCCTGTGAAAAGAGGTTCGCAACCTTTTTTTTCATGTCTATTCCCACAGTATCCGCATGCTGCGGCAGGGCAGGTACAAACACCAAGGCCGCGATTTTTCCTTCAGGCAATGAAATACGATAAATGGAAGGAGCATCGTGGGTAAACCATCCCTTGGGCAAGGACAGATCCCTCGCAGCAAACGCCTTGCGTTCCCTGTCTGACAGAAAGCCTACATCATAGTCCATGCTCACAAAGGCTGTGCGCATGGCCGTCAGGAAATCAACCGTCGGTAAATCTCCTGCTCTGTGCGTAAACTCATAGGGGCCAGCGACCGTTAGGGTCGAGGCGTTGCGATGTGCGACATCAAGCAGATATGTGGCCCGCCGGGCCACTCCTCCAATGGTCTTGTTACTTCAGGAGGGGCATGGCCGGACCGTGCCGTATGTATTGGCCGTATACCGTATGTTCAAAACGGATTCTGCCTTGCATACAACCGGAAACGCCAGGCCTATGG
Protein-coding sequences here:
- a CDS encoding manganese-dependent inorganic pyrophosphatase — translated: MAIVVVGHKNPDTDTIASAIAVADLWTKRGMEAKPIAQGEIAPESAFVLEKFGFSAPEVVTDATDKQIILVDHTDLSQSMDNLEKGEIVAVVDHHKLGDVTTPNPLEMWVWPVGCTGTVIKAMYDFYGVEVPKNIAGILLCAILSDTVMFKSVTCTDADKKAVDELAKIAGVADVMALGMEMFKVKSAVDGASANELVFRDYKDFDMSGNKVGIGQLEVVDLSMLDSHKEGLQAEIEKVKADGRHSVFLLLTDIMKEGSEMLIASDDVSVVEKAFGKAPEGKSIWLEGVMSRKKQVAPNFIKAFEG
- a CDS encoding bacteriohemerythrin, which translates into the protein MTSQPRQHIQLLIAIFIVLAAGTMGYMFLETGWSLLDALYMTVITITTIGFGEIHELSTAGRIFTIGLIFTGLGLAAVFATQVAKVIVQAGARNLYEKRKMKDRINKVSSHTLVCGYGKIGRAICLKLFELGLDFVVVDSKEEQLGEARQRGYLALCGDAAVDGVLLSAGIRKAEYIVLCINDDAANINISLAARELNPDIYIVARGSDPAIEYRMLRAGANTVVYPLALGGEQIAHILARQAGVTESPAVENGHNAVMGHGLKIFRNLGDAPVSVKDALQQTAGIAAIALKRIDGAETENPSNELLLAHGDSLLVLVRSDECSDCHLANAIRWSDKLLLGIPSIDSEHRVLVKYAEDFQKAINENAGHEAIARLFDRLLEYTTSHFAREEALMQKREYPHMEEHVNEHRRITREVMELNRDKRYVFPASVDSFLEDWIINHINQTDRQYVEYLKK
- the dapA gene encoding 4-hydroxy-tetrahydrodipicolinate synthase, encoding MFSGAFTALSTPFRDGAVDEQNYRDFIEWQIEQGIDGLVPCGTTGEAATLSHAEQGQVIRMCVEQAKGRVPVIAGAGSNSTKEAIELTKMAKDAGADAALLITPYYNKPTPEGLIAHFKAIGDEVSMPFVIYNVPGRTSLNLLPKTLKRIKDAVPDVVGIKEATGNLRQCAEVIEECGRDFDMLSGDDFTVLPLLSVGGSGVISVISNIMPADMAGMCKAYVAGDGKKALDLSLKMAPVNRAMFFETNPMPVKTSLYKMGVFKNLEFRLPMVPVTSETDAKLDQVLREANLI
- a CDS encoding UshA-like (seleno)protein family 2, translating into MPRILLSLALAIGLAFPVVCKAESVLNIRYTANTYGTVRPCPSUSNKTIGGVARRATYLLDVAHRNASTLTVAGPYEFTHRAGDLPTVDFLTAMRTAFVSMDYDVGFLSDRERKAFAARDLSLPKGWFTHDAPSIYRISLPEGKIAALVFVPALPQHADTVGIDMKKKVANLFSQARTQANIVIAVSDWGIKPERDYLAGIGNDPCPDIFLGSGRGGGIVGQVLADGRVYYVRPYEKGKAVTCISVLSWPAKNDEFKWIRKKNITSELVVLDDGFSESLIINQIFSKVDVSNN